The DNA sequence AACAGGAATTTCATAACATTCACCCGGCTGTAACTGATTCATGATGGCTTCTAAGTCAATCATTGTGTATTGATATTTTTTCTTAATGGATCCGTTTTTAAAGGTAAGAACATGCTCATTTTTTTGAAATATTTTGGTGTTCATTTTTAATCGAGATAAATAGTACGCCCCTTTTTGTTGGATTGCATCTAAATCAATTAAACTAAAATACCCTAAATCTCGTATGCATAAATCTTGTAAATCAACAGTATGTTGAATCTCTTTCCCATAATTCACATCATTTTGTTTACCTGGCCCCACTTCAACATGTAAAAATTGCCCACTCAGCAAATCGTATTCTAACTGTATTTTTACGCCAGAAGCCTTTCCACTTCCTCCTGAACCAGGATAAGCCGTCGCAAGTTGATCCGAGACTTGAAACGTGGTGGCATCTAAAATCCGAATACGACGAAAATATGCTGAAAAAGAGGAATAGAGAGATGTCATGGATAACAATTGTTTTTGTAATAACTGTGAGAATAAAGAGCGTAAAAATTCCACTGCTTGTGCATTCAACCTTAGATTTAGTCCTTCTGGACTCATCAGGACGCCGGTTTCTGATTCCAAATTTCCACATAGTCTAGCCAGAGAATAACTCGCAATGTCTTGTCCCATCCCAATACATAAGGCAGATAAATCTTGTGCCCTGAATTTACTGTTACGTTGAACAAACTGAGTTTGTTTGGCAAGCTCTGTTA is a window from the Bacillus sp. DX3.1 genome containing:
- a CDS encoding IS4 family transposase — its product is MKKLSSSQVFRLLSEELQRVFSPQALTELAKQTQFVQRNSKFRAQDLSALCIGMGQDIASYSLARLCGNLESETGVLMSPEGLNLRLNAQAVEFLRSLFSQLLQKQLLSMTSLYSSFSAYFRRIRILDATTFQVSDQLATAYPGSGGSGKASGVKIQLEYDLLSGQFLHVEVGPGKQNDVNYGKEIQHTVDLQDLCIRDLGYFSLIDLDAIQQKGAYYLSRLKMNTKIFQKNEHVLTFKNGSIKKKYQYTMIDLEAIMNQLQPGECYEIPVVYIGRSYGLPARAVIYRLTPEQEAQRRKDRAYKEKKKNMTFSDRTKKLQGINVYVTNIPSEYVSKEAIHEFYSLRWQIEIIFKTWKSIFHIHHNTNVKKERLECHIYGKLIALLLSSTVMFQMRQLLLVKKQKELSEWKAMYMIHDYFRTLYRHIQLQSIQLTKSFLRLFHLLDKNGRKSHRYRKKTVFDILGIAYEQHLSK